One Hypomesus transpacificus isolate Combined female chromosome 21, fHypTra1, whole genome shotgun sequence genomic region harbors:
- the LOC124483513 gene encoding zinc finger protein Aiolos-like, producing the protein MNTDETQEFKPAESEMMDISSSTTDQIPQEESEVVEKKNEEEEETGYGAPENASVNENEMESSSESADKEQITAGIVVKTEKEETFEQKGDGGGEDDPKDERGGFDALEEEEEEEDEEEGEEEEEEREGEEGEEEEEDEERDGDEEGDPLDEPQDLSLADYGKYENQAEPTDARHPGTAASPYGVPAAGASPRGHAGSKLCCDICGLSCVSINVLLVHKRSHTGERPFHCTQCGASFTQKGNLLRHIKLHSGEKPFKCPMCSYACRRRDALSGHLRTHSVEKPYKCNHCGRSYKQRSSLEEHRERCHVYIQNKGHTERASEDAHASRTQMGSERALLLDRLASNVAKRKSSMPQKFTGDNGVCLDLSFNRELLHHRTDAMDPPSLSSPGPDALHHHSSLHGGQDSGDPAHRPYPVPMTLTNGHKLELPPPGLSHLTRPGQGHLGLDPLHPDSLSQPLYSLGHLLGVPNAHNGLPLPHGLSMGPPEALRVVRGDGEAMAGAVYPCAHCRVIFLDYVMFTIHMGCHGFRDPLECNVCGHRSRDRYEFSSHIARGEHRLELK; encoded by the exons ATGAACACAGACGAGACCCAAGAGTTCAAACCGGCAGAGAGTGAAATGATGG ACATCAGCAGCAGTACAACAGACCAGATACCacaggaagagagtgaggtggtggagaagaagaatgaggaggaagaagaaacggGTTATGGGGCCCCGGAGAATGCTTCAGTCAATGAAAATGAAATGGAGTCTTCATCTGAATCTGCAGATAAGGAACAGATAACAG ctGGGATCGTCGTGAAAACGGAGAAAGAGGAGACGTTTGAACAAAAGGGCGACGGCGGAGGAGAGGACGATCCGAAGGACGAGCGGGGGGGCTTCGAtgcgctggaggaggaggaggaggaagaggacgaggaggagggggaggaggaggaggaggagcgcgaAGGGGAAGAgggcgaagaggaggaggaggacgaggagagggaCGGCGACGAGGAGGGAGATCCCCTCGACGAGCCGCAGGACCTCTCCCTGGCCGACTACGGCAAGTACGAGAACCAGGCGGAGCCAACGGACGCGCGTCACCCCGGCACCGCCGCCTCCCCCTACGGCGTGCCAGCAGCCGGCGCTTCTCCCCGCGGCCACGCGGGCAGCAAGCTCTGCTGCGACATCTGCGGCCTGTCGTGCGTCAGCATCAACGTGCTGCTCGTGCACAAGCGCAGCCACACCG GCGAGCGTCCGTTCCACTGCACGCAATGTGGCGCCTCCTTCACTCAGAAGGGAAACCTGCTACGCCACATCAAACTGCATTCTGGGGAGAAGCCCTTCAAGTGCCCCATGTGCAGCTACGCCTGTCGCAGACGCGACGCCCTCAGCGGGCACCTGCGAACGCACTCTG TGGAGAAGCCCTACAAGTGCAACCACTGTGGTCGCAGTTACAAGCAACGGAGCTCTctggaggagcacagagagaggtgcCACGTGTACATCCAGAACAAAGGCCACACGGAACGAG cCTCCGAGGACGCCCACGCATCCAGGACCCAGATGGGCAGCGAGCGAGCTCTGCTGCTGGACAGGCTGGCCAGCAATGTGGCCAAGCGCAAGAGCTCCATGCCACAGAAGTTCACCG GGGACAACGGTGTGTGTCTGGACCTGAGCTTCAACCGGGAGCTGCTGCACCATCGCACCGATGCCATGgatcccccttccctctcttccccggGCCCAGACGCCCTCCACcaccactcctccctccacgGCGGCCAGGACTCTGGGGACCCCGCCCACAGGCCCTACCCGGTCCCTATGACtctgaccaatggccacaagcTGGAGCTGCCTCCTCCTGGGCTGTCCCACCTGACCCGTCCCGGGCAAGGCCACCTAGGGCTGGACCCGCTCCACCCCGacagcctctcccagcctctgtaCAGCCTGGGCCACCTGCTGGGGGTGCCGAATGCCCACAACGGCCTCCCGCTCCCCCACGGCCTGTCCATGGGCCCGCCGGAGGCCCTGAGGGTGGTGAGGGGCGACGGGGAGGCCATGGCGGGGGCCGTGTACCCCTGCGCCCACTGCAGGGTGATCTTCCTGGACTACGTCATGTTCACCATCCACATGGGTTGTCACGGTTTCCGCGACCCCCTGGAGTGCAACGTGTGCGGCCATCGCAGCCGGGACCGTTATGAATTCTCATCCCACATTGCCCGTGGTGAGCACCGCTTAGAGTTGAAGTag